One segment of Solanum stenotomum isolate F172 chromosome 1, ASM1918654v1, whole genome shotgun sequence DNA contains the following:
- the LOC125854585 gene encoding TMV resistance protein N-like yields MECKEKKIGHTVIPVFCYVDPSHVRYQSESFAEAFAKHESRYKDDVEGMQKVQGWRNALAAAANLKGYDIRDWIESDFIQHIVSQVSFKLCKTSVSYLRNVVGIDTHLEKVKSLLEMEINDVRIVGIWGMGGVGKTTIARAIFDTNSNRFDGACFLADIKENKCGMHSLQNILLSKLLRIQGNHVNNKEDGKHMIAHRLRSKKVLVVLDDIDHNDHLDNLAGDLDWFGKGSRIIATTRDRHLLGKNDVVYKVTALLNHDAIKLFHQYAFKEEVPGECFEKLSLEVIHHAKGLPLALKVWGSFLHKRDIIEWRSAIEQMKIKSKSEIVEKLKISYDRLETIQQDIFLDIACFLRGDKKEDIMEILESCYSGANIELSVLIDKSLVFIDNYDRIQMHDLIQDMCKYIVNMQKDPGERSRLWEVKDLKEVLVNNTGTVAVEVIWNIYIPKLWLSKEAMKNMKRLRILHITDCHGWLQRDPYPDYCPGSDSEDNVSYDSNCHDGFIEYLPNNLRWFTWYRYPCKSLPENFKPQRLVHLELQDSLLHELWTKRKILLPSLRRLDLRYSRSLMATPDFTGMPNLEYLDLSGCKSLKEVHHSLGCSRKLISLELYGCINLERFPCVNVESLEKLYLMSCCSLEKFPEFLGRLKLKLDISERGGSEISSDLPTELDLSNFKNLVAFPSSIGMLKSLVKLYLSYCSKFESLSEGIGDLENLEELRADYTLISQPPSSIIRLNKLKSLSFAKKKTGGGLVDGVFFVFPHVNEGLHSLEKLDLRYCNLTDGGLPEDIGCLSSLKELHLQGNNFEHLPLSIAQLGSLRSLDLSECRRLKKFLGVNVAEGLRSLENLNLSYCNLKEGVLPEDIGCLSSLKELNLQGNNFEYLPRSIAQLGSLRSLDLSECKRLKEFLGVNVAEGLRSLENLNLSYCNIIDGGLPEDIGGLSSLKELNLQGNNFEHLPRSIAQLGALQTLHLSDCHMALKIIPNLPQRVIFTPLPYGSEKYNDLIPITFARAMFQNISDSHSLSLRMFTIEHAGNKIPSWFHHRGTDKSVSVNLPENWYTCDNFLGFVVCYYDRLVETTAHLIPLCNRMPWMIQKLSESNHSECYTS; encoded by the exons ATGGAATGcaaggagaaaaaaattggaCACACAGTCATACCGGTCTTCTGTTATGTGGATCCATCACATGTTCGATACCAAAGTGAGAGCTTTGCAGAAGCATTTGCCAAACACGAATCGAGGTACAAGGATGATGTTGAGGGGATGCAGAAGGTGCAAGGATGGAGGAATGCCCTAGCTGCTGCCGCAAATCTAAAGGGATATGATATCCGTGACTG gaTTGAATCAGACTTCATTCAGCATATTGTTAGCCAAGTTTCGTTCAAATTATGCAAGACTTCAGTATCTTATTTGCGAAATGTTGTGGGAATAGATACTCatttagaaaaagtaaaatcCCTATTAGAAATGGAGATCAATGATGTTCGGATTGTTGGGATCTGGGGAATGGGTGGAGTTGGTAAAACGACAATAGCAAGGGCTATTTTTGATACAAACTCAAATCGATTTGATGGTGCTTGTTTTCTTGCGGATATTAAGGAAAACAAGTGTGGAATGCATTCTTTGCAAAATATCCTTCTCTCAAAACTGTTGAGGATACAAGGTAACCACGTAAATAATAAAGAGGACGGAAAGCACATGATAGCTCATAGACTTCGGTCTAAGAAGGTTTTAGTTGTGCTTGATGACATAGATCACAATGACCATTTGGATAACCTAGCTGGAGATCTTGATTGGTTTGGCAAAGGCAGTAGGATTATTGCAACAACTAGAGATAGACATTTGCTGGGAAAGAATGATGTAGTATATAAAGTGACTGCACTACTTAACCATGATGCTATTAAATTGTTCCATCAATATGCTTTCAAAGAAGAAGTTCCAGGTGAATGTTTTGAGAAGCTCTCGTTGGAGGTCATTCATCATGCTAAAGGCCTTCCTTTAGCACTGAAAGTGTGGGGTTCTTTCTTACATAAGAGGGACATAATTGAGTGGAGAAGTGCTATAGAGCAAATGAAAATTAAATCCAAGtcagaaattgttgaaaaacttaaaattagcTACGATAGACTGGAGACCATACAACAAGACATATTTCTAGATATAGCATGCTTCTTACGAGGGGATAAAAAAGAAGACATCATGgaaattcttgagagttgttaTTCTGGAGCAAATATTGAATTGAGTGTCCTAATTGACAAATCTCTTGTGTTCATCGACAACTATGATAGGATTCAGATGCATGACTTAATACAAGATATGTGTAAATATATAGTGAATATGCAAAAGGATCCAGGTGAACGCAGCAGACTATGGGAGGTTAAAGATTTGAAAGAAGTGTTGGTCAACAATACA GGGACAGTGGCAGTGGAAGTAATCTGGAATATTTATATTCCAAAATTATGGTTAAGCAAAGAGgcaatgaaaaatatgaaaagactTAGGATATTACATATAACTGACTGTCACGGATGGCTCCAACGGGACCCCTATCCAGATTATTGCCCCGGGAGTGATTCGGAAGACAATGTTTCCTATGATTCCAATTGCCATGATGGTTTCATTGAGTACCTGCCCAACAACTTGCGTTGGTTTACCTGGTATCGCTATCCTTGCAAGTCATTGCCAGAAAATTTTAAACCGCAAAGACTTGTTCATCTTGAACTCCAGGATAGTTTGTTGCATGAATTATGGACTAAAAGAAAG ATACTTTTGCCGTCTCTACGAAGGCTAGATCTCCGGTACTCTAGAAGCTTGATGGCAACACCAGATTTCACCGGGATGCCAAATTTGGAGTATTTGGATTTGAGTGGATGCAAGAGTCTTAAAGAGGTTCACCATTCTCTGGGATGTTCCAGAAAACTCATCTCTTTAGAGTTGTATGGTTGTATAAACCTTGAGAGGTTTCCATGTGTAAACGTGGAATCTCTTGAAAAACTATATCTAATGAGTTGCTGTAGTTTAGAGAAATTTCCAGAATTCCTTGGAAGACTGAAGCTGAAGTTAGACATTTCTGAGAGAGGAGGCTCCGAGATAAGCAGTGATTTGCCTACAGAGCTAGATTTGAGTAATTTCAAAAACCTTGTAGCTTTTCCAAGCAGCATTGGCATGTTGAAAAGCTTGGTGAAGTTATATCTATCGTATTGCTCTAAGTTTGAAAGCCTTTCAGAAGGGATAGGGGATTTAGAAAACTTGGAGGAGCTTCGTGCCGACTATACTCTAATCTCACAACCTCCATCTTCCATTATCCGGCTGAACAAACTTAAATCATTgagttttgcaaaaaaaaaaacaggagGAGGTCTCGTAGATGGAGTGTTCTTTGTTTTCCCTCACGTGAATGAAGGGTTACACTCATTGGAAAAGCTAGATCTCCGTTACTGCAATTTAACAGATGGAGGACTTCCGGAAGACATTGGATGTTTATCCTCATTGAAAGAGTTGCATCTCCAGGGAAATAATTTTGAGCATTTGCCTCTAAGCATAGCCCAACTTGGTTCTCTTCGATCCTTGGACTTATCAGAGTGCAGGAGGCTTAAAAAGTTTCTAGGTGTTAATGTGGCTGAAGGGTTACGCTCGTTGGAAAATCTGAATCTCAGTTACTGCAATTTAAAAGAGGGAGTACTTCCCGAAGACATTGGATGCTTATCCTCtttgaaagagttgaatctcCAGGGAAATAATTTTGAGTATTTGCCTCGAAGCATAGCCCAACTTGGTTCCCTTCGATCCTTGGATTTATCAGAGTGCAAGAGGCTTAAAGAGTTTCTAGGTGTTAATGTGGCTGAAGGGTTACGCTCATTGGAAAATCTGAATCTCAGTTACTGCAATATAATAGATGGAGGGCTTCCGGAAGACATTGGAGGCTTATCCTCtttgaaagagttgaatctcCAGGGAAATAATTTTGAGCATTTGCCTCGAAGCATAGCACAACTTGGTGCTCTTCAAACCTTGCACTTATCAGATTGTCATATGGCTCTGAAAATTATTCCTAATTTACCACAGAGGGTGATATTCACGCCATTGCCATATGGCTCTGAAAAGTACAATGATTTGATTCCTATTACGTTTGCCCGTGCCATGTTTCAGAATATCTCTGATTCACATTCCTTGTCATTAAGAATGTTTACCATTGAGCATGCTGGGAATAAAATCCCTAGTTGGTTCCACCATCGGGGGACAGATAAAAGTGTATCAGTCAATTTGCCTGAAAATTGGTACACATGTGATAACTTCTTGGGATTTGTTGTATGTTATTATGACAGATTAGTTGAAACCACAGCTCACTTGATTCCCTTATGCAATCGGATGCCGTGGATGATCCAGAAGTTATCCGAAAGCAATCATTCAGAGTGCTATACATCT